The proteins below are encoded in one region of Halalkalicoccus jeotgali B3:
- the gatC gene encoding Asp-tRNA(Asn)/Glu-tRNA(Gln) amidotransferase subunit GatC — protein sequence MSDQSVDGEEVRHVAALARVDLDEAEVEAFAEQFGEILDAFETLDEVPEVEREDDLENVMREDEVRESLDREEALRNAPESEDGYFKGPSVS from the coding sequence ATGAGCGATCAGTCCGTCGACGGCGAGGAGGTTCGCCACGTCGCCGCCCTCGCGCGGGTCGACCTCGACGAGGCGGAGGTCGAGGCCTTCGCCGAGCAGTTCGGCGAGATCCTCGACGCCTTCGAGACACTGGACGAGGTACCCGAGGTCGAGCGTGAGGACGACCTCGAGAACGTGATGCGCGAAGACGAGGTGCGCGAAAGCCTCGACCGGGAGGAGGCACTGCGCAACGCCCCCGAAAGCGAGGACGGCTACTTCAAGGGGCCGAGCGTCTCATGA
- the gatA gene encoding Asp-tRNA(Asn)/Glu-tRNA(Gln) amidotransferase subunit GatA, which yields MSGIFITEEHIEGDSEGPLSGATVAVKDNISTEGVRTTCGSAMLTEYVPPYDATVIERLKAAGAEIVGKANMDEFGMGSTTETSAFGPAPNPAAEGRVPGGSSGGSAAAVAAGEADVALGTDTGGSVRNPAAFCGVVGIKPTYGLVSRYGLIAYANSLEQIGPLAPTVEDAARLLDVISGPDERDATTRAEGKNSDYASSADGDVEGLSIGVPTELVEGADEGVRETFWDAIATLESRGASYHEVSLPSIEHAVAAYYVIAMSEASSNLARFDGVRYGPATDREGDWNEVFSAVRERGFGEEVKRRILLGTYALSAGYHEKYYKKAQDARAWVKQDFDDALAEADVLASPTMPVPPFEAGESLEDPLQMYLSDANTVPVNLANLPAISVPAGETDGLPVGLQLIGPEFGERRIIRAASALE from the coding sequence ATGAGCGGGATCTTCATCACCGAAGAGCACATCGAGGGCGACTCCGAGGGACCCCTTTCGGGCGCTACCGTCGCCGTCAAGGACAACATCAGCACCGAGGGCGTGCGCACGACCTGTGGGTCGGCGATGCTCACGGAGTACGTCCCACCATACGACGCGACGGTAATCGAGCGCCTGAAGGCGGCGGGCGCGGAGATCGTCGGCAAGGCGAACATGGACGAGTTCGGGATGGGGAGTACGACCGAGACCTCGGCGTTCGGTCCCGCGCCCAATCCCGCCGCCGAGGGGCGAGTTCCGGGCGGTTCGTCGGGCGGGTCGGCGGCGGCGGTCGCCGCCGGCGAGGCCGACGTCGCGCTGGGGACCGACACGGGCGGGTCGGTCAGGAACCCGGCGGCGTTCTGTGGGGTCGTCGGGATCAAGCCCACTTACGGGCTGGTCTCGCGATACGGGCTGATCGCCTACGCCAACTCGCTCGAACAGATCGGGCCGCTCGCGCCTACCGTCGAGGACGCCGCCCGCCTGCTCGACGTCATTTCGGGCCCGGACGAGCGGGATGCGACGACGCGAGCGGAGGGGAAAAACAGTGACTACGCGAGTAGCGCCGACGGCGACGTCGAGGGGCTCTCGATCGGGGTTCCGACGGAACTCGTCGAAGGGGCCGACGAGGGCGTCAGGGAGACCTTCTGGGACGCGATCGCGACCCTCGAATCCCGGGGTGCGAGCTACCACGAGGTGAGCCTGCCCTCGATCGAGCACGCCGTCGCGGCCTACTACGTGATCGCGATGTCCGAGGCCTCCTCGAACCTCGCGCGCTTCGACGGGGTGCGCTACGGCCCCGCGACCGACCGCGAGGGCGACTGGAACGAGGTCTTTTCGGCCGTGCGCGAGCGGGGCTTCGGCGAGGAGGTCAAACGCCGGATCCTGCTGGGGACCTACGCCCTCTCGGCGGGCTATCACGAGAAATACTACAAGAAGGCCCAGGACGCCCGCGCGTGGGTGAAACAGGACTTCGACGACGCGCTCGCGGAGGCGGACGTGCTCGCGAGCCCGACGATGCCGGTTCCCCCCTTCGAGGCCGGCGAGAGCCTGGAGGACCCCCTCCAGATGTACCTCTCGGATGCGAACACCGTCCCGGTGAACCTCGCGAACCTGCCGGCGATCTCGGTGCCCGCCGGCGAGACCGACGGTCTGCCGGTGGGGCTGCAGCTGATCGGGCCCGAATTCGGCGAGCGACGGATCATCCGGGCGGCGAGCGCGCTCGAATAG
- a CDS encoding nuclear transport factor 2 family protein — translation MNTTESVLDHHLETFAEQDLTGVMEDYTDGSVVVTNMGTFRGREEIEGLFEDLFAEFADPEATITMDEQLTEGEFGYIIWHAETPENVYEFATDTFYIPDEIIEFQTFAGKVSPKD, via the coding sequence ATGAACACGACTGAATCCGTTCTCGACCACCACTTAGAGACGTTCGCCGAACAGGACCTCACGGGAGTCATGGAGGACTACACCGACGGGTCGGTCGTCGTCACCAACATGGGGACGTTTCGCGGCCGCGAGGAGATCGAAGGGCTGTTTGAGGACCTGTTCGCGGAGTTCGCCGACCCCGAGGCGACGATCACGATGGACGAACAGCTGACCGAGGGAGAGTTCGGTTATATCATCTGGCACGCCGAAACGCCCGAAAACGTCTACGAGTTTGCGACCGACACGTTCTACATTCCCGACGAGATCATCGAGTTCCAGACCTTCGCGGGGAAGGTCTCCCCGAAGGACTGA
- a CDS encoding helix-turn-helix transcriptional regulator, whose product MSAAELEAELSEDERAGLELVRQSGGIHQSDFWKELDVSSRKGSRIVDKLAQAELIERHDTVYNGHNTYLLTPAARDLDFSLLMAGDMLSPFIGEEEIDANSDAFSQWIMNLAYER is encoded by the coding sequence ATGAGCGCCGCCGAACTCGAAGCCGAGCTGTCGGAGGACGAACGTGCCGGCCTCGAACTCGTCCGCCAGAGCGGGGGGATCCACCAGAGCGACTTCTGGAAGGAACTGGACGTCTCCTCGCGCAAGGGTAGCCGCATCGTCGACAAGCTCGCCCAAGCCGAGCTGATCGAGCGCCACGACACCGTCTACAACGGTCACAACACCTACCTGCTCACGCCGGCGGCGCGTGATCTGGACTTCTCGTTGCTGATGGCCGGGGACATGCTCTCGCCCTTTATCGGCGAGGAGGAAATCGACGCCAATAGCGACGCCTTCTCGCAGTGGATCATGAACCTCGCCTACGAGCGCTGA
- a CDS encoding aminotransferase class V-fold PLP-dependent enzyme: MTPEELRAETPGFENCTYLNTGASGPSPRRVVEAATGFLERHEYETPAGEGMYVAADAVYEEAREAVAGLLNTDERRVALTQSTTDGINRIASAMDFEPGDVVVRTDLEHSAGILPWQRLADVHDLEIRILETREGRIDPEEYAEAVADARLACFSALTWTHGTRLPVRKLVEIAHDAGARTLVDAVQMPGQTGLDVEAWGADAVAAAGHKWLLGTWGAGFLAVSPDFLAELEPRSVGYRSVAEPDAEAYAFHEGARRLEIGTTNPAPYAALTEAIETMDRVGYGRIESRIAGLTDRLKDGLDEERLYSPREYESGLVTFADEDPEATVERLGEAGIRVRTLPGPEAIRASVHAINTEADVDALLEAL, from the coding sequence ATGACTCCTGAGGAGCTTCGCGCCGAGACGCCCGGCTTCGAGAACTGCACCTACCTCAACACGGGCGCAAGCGGCCCCAGCCCCCGCCGAGTCGTCGAGGCCGCGACCGGCTTTCTCGAACGCCATGAGTACGAAACGCCCGCCGGTGAGGGGATGTACGTCGCCGCCGACGCGGTCTACGAGGAGGCCCGCGAGGCGGTGGCAGGTCTGTTGAACACCGACGAGCGACGGGTCGCGCTGACCCAGAGCACGACCGACGGGATCAACCGGATCGCGAGCGCGATGGATTTCGAGCCCGGCGACGTCGTGGTTCGGACTGACCTCGAACACTCCGCCGGAATCCTGCCGTGGCAGCGACTCGCGGACGTTCACGACCTCGAAATCCGGATCCTCGAAACCCGCGAGGGACGGATCGATCCCGAAGAGTACGCCGAGGCGGTCGCGGACGCCCGGTTGGCCTGTTTCAGCGCGCTCACGTGGACGCACGGGACGCGACTACCAGTCCGAAAGCTGGTCGAGATCGCCCACGACGCCGGCGCGCGCACCCTGGTCGATGCCGTCCAGATGCCCGGACAGACGGGACTGGACGTCGAGGCGTGGGGCGCGGACGCGGTCGCCGCGGCGGGGCATAAGTGGCTGCTCGGGACGTGGGGTGCGGGGTTTCTCGCCGTCTCGCCCGACTTCCTCGCGGAGCTCGAACCCCGATCGGTGGGCTATCGCAGCGTGGCCGAACCGGACGCCGAGGCCTACGCCTTCCACGAGGGGGCCCGTCGTCTCGAGATCGGCACGACGAACCCCGCGCCCTACGCCGCGCTCACCGAGGCCATCGAAACGATGGATCGTGTGGGGTACGGCCGGATCGAATCCCGGATCGCCGGGCTGACCGACCGGCTCAAGGACGGGCTGGACGAAGAGCGCCTGTACAGTCCCCGGGAGTACGAGAGCGGGCTGGTCACGTTCGCCGACGAGGACCCCGAGGCCACGGTCGAGCGGCTGGGCGAGGCGGGGATCCGGGTCCGGACGCTCCCGGGCCCGGAGGCGATCCGCGCGTCGGTCCACGCGATAAACACCGAGGCCGACGTCGACGCGCTACTCGAGGCGCTCTGA
- a CDS encoding class I adenylate-forming enzyme family protein, protein MRDPVASQRHSGPDSTALLDAGADERWTYAELDRAVERTAGRLWALGVRPGDQLGVLADTGPDFARVVHATWRIGAVLVPLDTHLAERELRERLACVDLVALLAGRPHAERARSIAEVPVESLQASATEPAEFVAEDPPPDAPRVMLFTSGTTGQPKAVVLTGRNLVSSAVASAFRLGVLPEDRWYDPLAGYHMGGLAPIVRSALYGTCVVLPDRFDAGRALSHLHDHEVTGVSVVPTMLDRLLDAGEFPESLRFALTGGAPTPPELIARCEERGVPIHPTYGMTETASQVATARPAEAYANPDRAGRPLAFTRVRALDGEEPLAPGEPGELVVSGPTVTTGYYGDPETTDRVFGPYGFRTGDLGVVEPDGSIRVLGRVDDAIITGGENVHPADVARILREHPDVEACAVVGLPDPEWGERVCALVVGEASEAALRAFCEGRLADYKRPKTIAFADSLPRTVSGTVDRETVRDRLAERSERLE, encoded by the coding sequence ATGCGTGATCCGGTCGCCTCCCAGCGACACTCGGGTCCTGACTCGACAGCGCTTCTCGACGCCGGGGCCGACGAGCGGTGGACCTACGCCGAACTGGACCGGGCGGTAGAACGAACCGCCGGTCGGTTGTGGGCGCTCGGGGTTCGCCCGGGCGATCAACTCGGTGTGCTCGCGGACACCGGCCCCGACTTTGCCCGGGTGGTCCACGCAACGTGGCGGATCGGTGCGGTCCTCGTCCCGCTCGATACGCACCTCGCCGAGCGAGAGCTACGCGAGCGACTCGCGTGCGTCGACCTCGTGGCGCTTCTGGCCGGTCGACCACACGCAGAACGGGCCCGGTCGATCGCCGAGGTCCCAGTCGAATCGCTCCAGGCGAGCGCCACGGAGCCCGCCGAATTCGTCGCCGAGGACCCGCCGCCCGACGCCCCCCGCGTCATGCTCTTTACCTCGGGGACCACGGGTCAGCCAAAGGCGGTCGTCCTCACCGGCCGGAACCTCGTTTCGAGCGCCGTCGCCTCCGCGTTCCGGCTGGGGGTCCTGCCAGAGGACCGCTGGTACGACCCGCTGGCGGGGTATCACATGGGCGGGCTCGCGCCGATCGTCCGCTCGGCGCTCTACGGCACCTGCGTCGTCCTCCCGGACAGGTTCGACGCCGGGCGGGCGCTCTCGCACCTCCACGACCACGAAGTCACGGGCGTCTCCGTGGTTCCGACGATGCTCGACCGCCTGCTCGACGCAGGTGAGTTCCCCGAGTCGCTCCGGTTCGCCCTCACGGGCGGTGCGCCGACCCCGCCGGAACTGATCGCGCGCTGTGAGGAGCGGGGAGTCCCGATCCACCCCACCTACGGCATGACCGAGACGGCCTCGCAGGTCGCGACCGCCCGGCCCGCCGAGGCGTACGCGAACCCCGACCGGGCCGGCCGACCGCTCGCGTTCACCCGCGTTCGGGCACTCGACGGGGAGGAGCCCCTCGCGCCCGGCGAACCCGGCGAACTCGTCGTCTCGGGACCGACGGTCACGACGGGCTACTACGGCGACCCGGAAACGACCGACCGGGTCTTTGGCCCCTACGGCTTTCGGACCGGCGACCTCGGGGTCGTCGAGCCCGACGGTTCGATCCGGGTGCTCGGCCGGGTCGACGACGCGATCATCACCGGCGGCGAGAACGTCCATCCCGCAGACGTCGCCCGTATCCTGCGCGAGCATCCCGATGTCGAGGCGTGTGCGGTCGTTGGCCTGCCCGACCCCGAGTGGGGCGAACGCGTCTGTGCGCTAGTGGTCGGCGAGGCGAGCGAGGCGGCGCTCCGGGCGTTCTGTGAGGGCAGACTCGCGGATTACAAGCGCCCGAAGACGATCGCGTTTGCCGACTCGCTGCCCCGGACCGTCTCGGGGACGGTCGACCGCGAGACCGTCCGCGACCGCCTCGCCGAGCGCTCAGAGCGCCTCGAGTAG
- a CDS encoding mandelate racemase/muconate lactonizing enzyme family protein, translating into MNCEEFSLPLKTPLSTAGGDIRERRGFAVRIGGGVGEATPLPGWTESVEECREALSGIEDPDAALATLDDRPAARHAVSLALADGAARERAVPLSRHLGGDEDLTGTVAVNATVGDGSPEGSAAAAREAVESGFRTVKCKVGARSVESDLKRIRAVREAVGPGPAIRVDANGGWSREEAEHALDGLAEFDIALVEQPLSADDIAGHRELPRRIPLALDESLAGHTPDEIEGVADVADVFVLKPMALGGVDRVVEVGSRLRAEGVGVVVTTTIDAVIARTGAIHAAAALGIERACGLATADLLAADLAPDPAPVRAGTVAVPRGPGLGTDGPWTGGGADA; encoded by the coding sequence ATGAACTGTGAGGAGTTCTCCCTGCCCCTGAAAACGCCGCTCTCGACCGCCGGCGGCGATATCCGCGAGCGCAGGGGGTTCGCGGTCCGGATCGGCGGCGGCGTTGGCGAGGCGACGCCGCTTCCCGGCTGGACCGAGTCCGTCGAAGAGTGTCGGGAGGCCCTCTCGGGGATCGAGGACCCCGACGCCGCGCTTGCGACCCTCGACGATCGTCCGGCCGCACGCCACGCGGTCTCGCTCGCGCTCGCCGATGGGGCGGCCCGCGAGCGTGCGGTCCCCCTCTCTCGACACCTCGGCGGGGACGAGGACCTGACCGGGACGGTGGCGGTCAACGCGACGGTCGGCGACGGCTCGCCCGAAGGGAGCGCCGCGGCCGCCCGTGAGGCCGTCGAGAGCGGGTTCCGAACGGTCAAGTGCAAAGTCGGCGCGCGGTCGGTCGAGTCGGATCTCAAGCGGATCCGCGCGGTCCGCGAGGCGGTCGGGCCGGGGCCCGCGATACGGGTCGATGCCAACGGCGGCTGGAGTCGCGAGGAGGCCGAGCACGCACTGGACGGGCTCGCCGAGTTCGACATCGCTCTCGTCGAACAGCCGCTTTCGGCCGACGACATCGCGGGCCACCGCGAACTCCCCCGTCGGATACCGCTCGCGCTCGACGAGTCGCTGGCCGGGCACACGCCCGACGAGATCGAGGGGGTCGCGGACGTCGCGGACGTCTTCGTCCTGAAGCCGATGGCGCTTGGCGGGGTCGATCGGGTCGTCGAGGTAGGCTCCCGACTCCGCGCCGAGGGTGTTGGGGTCGTGGTCACGACGACCATCGACGCCGTGATCGCCCGGACCGGCGCGATCCATGCCGCCGCGGCGCTCGGGATCGAGCGCGCCTGCGGGCTCGCGACCGCGGACCTGCTGGCGGCTGATCTCGCGCCCGACCCTGCGCCCGTTCGCGCGGGGACGGTCGCGGTCCCGCGGGGTCCGGGACTGGGGACCGACGGCCCGTGGACTGGGGGTGGGGCAGATGCGTGA
- a CDS encoding 1,4-dihydroxy-2-naphthoate polyprenyltransferase: MSTVDVSRRKAWLMAARPQTLPVAAAPILVGVGLALDAGVFAPLPALAAFVGATLIQVGTNFANDYYDAIKGADTDEREGFTRVTQSGLIEPEEVKRAMALTFALAVLVGTYLVSVGGVPILVIGLASIASGIAYTGGPYPYGYRGLGDLFVFVFFGLVAVTGTYYVQAAALLADPFPLWVPPGTVSTEAVVASLPVAALATAVLVVNNVRDRETDRETGKRTLAVLLGYRFSRFEYAALFALAYLTPLWFLATGFGLPVLLPYLTVPYAASVLRTLLSETSGEALNPALERTGKLLAAFAALFAVGLVIG; the protein is encoded by the coding sequence ATGAGTACGGTCGACGTCTCCCGGCGGAAAGCGTGGCTGATGGCCGCCCGCCCCCAGACGCTTCCGGTGGCCGCGGCGCCGATCCTCGTCGGGGTCGGACTCGCGCTCGATGCGGGCGTCTTCGCCCCGCTGCCGGCGCTGGCGGCGTTCGTGGGCGCGACGCTGATCCAAGTCGGGACGAACTTCGCGAACGACTACTACGACGCCATCAAGGGTGCCGACACCGACGAGCGGGAGGGCTTTACTCGGGTGACCCAGTCGGGGCTGATCGAACCCGAGGAGGTCAAGCGCGCGATGGCTCTTACCTTCGCGCTCGCCGTCCTCGTGGGGACCTACCTCGTCTCCGTCGGCGGCGTTCCGATCCTCGTCATCGGTCTCGCGAGCATCGCCTCGGGAATCGCCTACACCGGTGGCCCATACCCCTACGGCTATCGTGGCCTCGGCGACCTCTTCGTGTTCGTCTTCTTCGGGCTGGTCGCCGTCACCGGAACCTACTACGTACAGGCCGCAGCACTGCTCGCCGACCCGTTCCCGCTGTGGGTCCCTCCCGGCACGGTCAGCACCGAGGCGGTCGTCGCCAGCCTGCCGGTCGCCGCGCTCGCGACGGCGGTCCTCGTGGTCAACAACGTCCGGGACCGCGAGACCGATCGTGAGACCGGCAAGCGGACGCTGGCGGTGTTGCTGGGGTATCGCTTCAGTCGCTTCGAGTACGCCGCGCTGTTCGCGCTGGCGTATCTCACCCCGCTGTGGTTCCTCGCGACGGGTTTTGGCCTCCCGGTCCTCCTGCCGTATCTTACCGTCCCGTATGCCGCCTCAGTCCTCCGGACGCTGCTCTCGGAGACCTCCGGTGAGGCGCTCAATCCGGCGCTCGAACGCACCGGCAAGCTACTCGCGGCCTTTGCCGCGCTGTTCGCCGTCGGGCTGGTGATCGGATGA
- a CDS encoding pyridoxamine 5'-phosphate oxidase family protein — MDERTPVEMDDDERDAFLGTGGTGVISVPTPADDPPHAIPVSYGYDATETTFYFRLAVGSDREKGDVAGRTVTFVTYGHEDDAWESVIAVGRLEKTTAEPIATETLQGLERVHIPIVDVFGEPPRTVSFEYFRLVPERLTSRKESRTEV, encoded by the coding sequence ATGGACGAGCGGACTCCCGTCGAGATGGATGACGACGAGCGCGACGCCTTCCTCGGAACCGGCGGGACCGGCGTCATATCCGTTCCGACGCCGGCCGACGACCCGCCACACGCGATCCCGGTTTCCTACGGCTACGACGCGACCGAGACCACCTTCTACTTCCGTCTCGCGGTGGGCTCGGACCGGGAGAAAGGCGACGTGGCGGGCCGGACGGTCACGTTCGTGACCTACGGGCACGAAGACGACGCTTGGGAGAGCGTCATCGCGGTCGGTCGCCTTGAGAAGACGACGGCCGAACCGATCGCCACCGAGACCCTACAGGGGCTCGAACGGGTCCACATCCCGATCGTCGACGTCTTCGGTGAGCCGCCACGAACGGTGTCGTTCGAGTACTTCCGGCTCGTCCCCGAGCGACTGACCAGCCGAAAGGAGTCACGAACCGAGGTCTGA
- a CDS encoding 1,4-dihydroxy-2-naphthoyl-CoA synthase yields the protein MVSELFDPDRWEPVDNDFDDITYHRAPETGAVRIAFDRPAVRNAFRPGTVDELYRALDHARKQTDVGCVLLTGNGPSAIDGGWAFCSGGDQSVRGGSGYEYRGEDEAGEDDSETVREAKAGRLHILEVQRLIRFMPKPVIAVVPGWAVGGGHSLHVICDLTLASEEHAKFLQTDPDVASFDAGFGSAYLARQIGQKKAREVFFLGKTYSAEEAVEMGMANEVVAHENLEDVALEWAEAITSKSPTAIRMLKFGFNAVDDGMVGQQVFAGEATRLGYMTDEAREGRDAFMEKRDPDFSEYPWHY from the coding sequence ATGGTTTCGGAACTCTTCGATCCCGACCGCTGGGAGCCCGTCGACAACGACTTCGACGACATTACGTACCACCGCGCGCCCGAAACGGGCGCGGTGCGGATCGCCTTCGACCGACCGGCGGTGCGAAACGCCTTCCGGCCCGGCACGGTCGATGAACTCTATCGCGCGCTGGACCACGCGCGAAAACAGACCGACGTGGGCTGTGTCCTATTGACCGGCAACGGCCCCTCCGCGATCGACGGCGGCTGGGCCTTCTGCTCGGGGGGCGATCAGTCCGTGCGCGGGGGATCGGGCTACGAGTACCGCGGCGAGGACGAGGCCGGCGAGGACGACAGCGAGACGGTTCGGGAGGCGAAAGCCGGACGACTCCACATCCTCGAGGTCCAGCGACTCATCCGCTTTATGCCCAAACCCGTGATCGCCGTGGTGCCCGGGTGGGCGGTCGGCGGGGGTCACTCGCTGCACGTGATCTGTGATCTGACCCTCGCTTCGGAAGAACACGCGAAGTTCCTCCAGACCGACCCCGACGTGGCGAGTTTCGACGCCGGGTTCGGTTCCGCGTACCTCGCACGCCAGATCGGCCAGAAGAAAGCCAGGGAGGTCTTCTTCCTCGGAAAGACCTACTCCGCCGAGGAGGCAGTGGAGATGGGCATGGCAAACGAGGTGGTCGCTCACGAGAACTTAGAGGACGTCGCCCTAGAGTGGGCCGAGGCGATCACCTCGAAGAGCCCCACCGCGATCCGAATGTTGAAGTTCGGGTTCAACGCGGTCGACGACGGGATGGTCGGCCAGCAAGTCTTCGCCGGCGAGGCCACCCGACTGGGCTACATGACCGACGAGGCCCGCGAGGGTCGGGACGCTTTCATGGAGAAACGTGACCCCGACTTCTCGGAGTACCCCTGGCACTACTGA
- the menD gene encoding 2-succinyl-5-enolpyruvyl-6-hydroxy-3-cyclohexene-1-carboxylic-acid synthase encodes MSAPNRATLWGRTVVDELVASGIEDVCLAPGSRSTPLTVAFSTHDSITVHSHLDERSAAFYALGRAKRTGEPTPLVCTSGTAAANFHPAVIEASQSRVPMLLLTADRPAELRDSGANQTIDQTKLYGEAVRSYRELPEPAPEGRRLRSLRTTVCRALAESTGTPAGPVHINAPFAKPLEPTETDDVPADFPRRRPTAVEGREGPFVSVTPGRPAIAPRDRRTLVEAIDGADRGLIVAGPSDSLDGGAIRRLARAAGFPLLADPLSGARFGTAGTDGATVIGGYDSWLASVEWPDPDLVVRFGASPTSKTLRNYLRDGEARQIVVDPAGEWREATFTATDLVVADGTDLASALAADLDSPEPGTWRERFAEAETRYWKAIAEETGELFEGAVLERVFSGAPDPATVFVSNSMPIRDTDRFARPRDAELTVLGNRGASGIDGITSSALGAGSATDDPLVLVTGDLAYYHDTNGLLALSRCGVDATIVLINNDGGGIFHMLPIEAFDPPFTDQFETPHGLDFAPTGELYGFEFVRTDSLSGFEAAYDASLSSSGTQVIEVRTDGEASHRRREAIHERVGERLG; translated from the coding sequence ATGAGCGCGCCGAATCGTGCGACCCTCTGGGGGCGGACGGTCGTCGACGAACTCGTCGCCTCGGGTATCGAGGACGTCTGTCTCGCGCCGGGCAGCCGATCGACGCCGCTGACGGTGGCGTTTTCGACCCACGACTCGATCACCGTCCACTCGCATCTCGACGAGCGCTCGGCGGCCTTCTACGCGCTCGGACGGGCAAAACGCACCGGCGAGCCGACGCCGCTGGTCTGTACCTCCGGGACCGCCGCCGCGAACTTCCATCCCGCGGTGATCGAGGCGTCCCAGTCGCGGGTGCCGATGCTCCTGTTGACCGCGGATCGTCCCGCCGAGTTACGCGACTCGGGCGCGAACCAGACCATCGACCAGACGAAACTCTACGGCGAGGCCGTTCGGAGCTACCGCGAACTGCCCGAACCCGCACCCGAGGGGCGCCGGCTCCGCTCGCTTCGGACGACTGTCTGTCGAGCCCTCGCCGAGAGTACTGGCACGCCAGCGGGACCGGTCCACATCAACGCCCCGTTTGCCAAACCGCTCGAACCGACCGAAACCGACGACGTTCCCGCCGACTTCCCAAGGCGCCGCCCCACCGCGGTCGAGGGTCGCGAGGGGCCGTTCGTCTCGGTCACGCCGGGTCGTCCGGCGATCGCTCCCCGCGATCGCCGGACGTTGGTCGAGGCGATCGACGGTGCGGACCGCGGGCTGATCGTCGCCGGGCCCTCCGATTCCCTCGACGGCGGGGCGATCCGTAGGCTCGCCCGTGCGGCCGGGTTTCCGCTCCTCGCCGACCCGCTCTCGGGGGCGCGCTTTGGCACTGCGGGGACCGACGGGGCGACCGTGATCGGCGGCTACGACTCGTGGCTCGCGAGCGTCGAGTGGCCCGATCCGGATCTCGTCGTTCGCTTCGGTGCCTCGCCCACCTCGAAGACGCTCAGGAACTACCTCCGGGACGGAGAGGCCCGCCAAATCGTCGTCGACCCCGCCGGCGAGTGGCGCGAGGCGACGTTCACGGCCACGGATCTGGTCGTCGCCGACGGGACTGATCTCGCCTCCGCGCTCGCCGCTGATCTCGACTCCCCCGAACCCGGAACGTGGCGAGAACGCTTCGCGGAGGCGGAAACACGATACTGGAAGGCGATCGCCGAGGAAACCGGCGAGTTGTTCGAGGGGGCGGTCCTCGAACGCGTTTTCTCGGGTGCGCCCGACCCCGCGACCGTCTTCGTCTCGAACTCGATGCCGATCCGGGACACAGACCGCTTCGCTCGACCACGAGACGCCGAGCTAACCGTCCTCGGGAATCGCGGTGCCAGCGGGATCGACGGGATCACCTCCAGCGCCCTGGGCGCCGGAAGCGCCACCGACGACCCGCTCGTGCTCGTCACGGGTGACCTGGCGTACTACCACGACACGAACGGCCTGCTCGCGCTCTCCAGATGCGGGGTCGACGCCACGATCGTCCTCATCAACAACGACGGCGGGGGCATCTTCCATATGCTCCCCATCGAGGCCTTCGACCCGCCCTTCACCGACCAGTTCGAGACCCCCCACGGCCTCGACTTCGCGCCGACGGGCGAGTTGTACGGGTTCGAGTTCGTCCGCACGGACTCGCTTTCGGGCTTTGAGGCCGCGTACGATGCCTCGCTTTCGAGTTCCGGGACGCAGGTCATCGAGGTACGCACCGACGGGGAAGCGAGCCATCGACGGCGCGAGGCGATCCACGAGCGGGTCGGCGAGCGCCTCGGATAA